The region CTGAAGCGCTCGCGCAGATCCTTGTGCAGGATGCGCAGGGTGGCGCTGAGGTCATCGGCGTTGATGGCATCGGCCACCTCGCGCAGCGGCAGGTGAGTGGTGGCTAGCGCCACCCGCAGGGCCGGGGTGGCGAGCATCATCACTACCCGTTCGATGCCGCTGCGCTGGGCCAGGTATTCGGTGTGACCGGTGAAGCTGGCGTCGGCGCCTTCGCAGATCACCGCTTTCGACAGCGGGGCGGTGACCATGCCGGCAAAAGTGCCATCAAGGCAGCCGTCGATGGCGCGGTCGAGCAGGGTGAGGGTGCCACGCGCGGTGGCCGGATCGGGTTGCCCGGCGATGACGTTGGCGCCGGCTGGGCAGTGCCAGACTGATAGCGCTTCGCCGCTGGCGCGGTCGCCGGGTTGCCAAGCCCGCAGTCGTACCTCCAGCCGCAGCTGCTCGGCACGTGCCTGCAGTACGTCCAGATCGCCGAGCACTACCAGAGGCGCACCCGGCTGCGAACGTGGCAGCCCAAGCACCAGATCCGGTCCGATACCGGCGGGGTCTCCACTGGTGACAGCAAGGGGGCGGCGATCGCTGACGCGGGGTAGTGGCACGGTGACAGGCTCCTCAGGGTTGAAGAGCCAGAGCATAGCACTGTCCCGGGCTGGCGCAGCAGCCCGGGCAGCGGGATTAGATGCGGATGTCGACGTAGGCTTCGTTACGGGCTTCGCGCAGCCACTGCTGCAGCTCTTCCTCGTAGCGGCGTTGTTGCAGCGCCTGGCGCGCCCGCAGCACGCGGTATTCGTCGCTCATGTCGGCTTTGCGGGTGCCCAGCACTTCGAGGAAGTGCCAGCCGAATTCGCTCTGGAACACCGGCGACAGCTGGCCTTGGGACAGGCTGCCGTACATGTCTTCGAACTCCGGCACCATCTCACCCGGCGACACCCAACCGAGGTCACCGCCGGAGCGGGCACTGCCGGGATCATCAGAGTATTCGCGCGCCAGCGCAGCGAAGTCTTCACCGGCGGCAACACGGTCGTGCAGCTGTTCAGCGAGGCGTTCCGCTTGGGCACCGGAGCGCAGCGCGGTGGAGCGGATCAGGATATGACGCACGTGGGTCTGCGACACAATCTGCACCGCTTCGCCGCGCTTGCCAAACATTTTCAGGATGTGGAAACCGTTGCCGGCGCGCAGCGGTTCGGTGACCGCACCTTCTTCCAGCGTCAAGGCTGCATCGGCGAACAGCGATGGCAATTGTGCCGCCGGTCGCCAGCCCAGATCGCCGCCTTCAAGGGCGTTGGGGCCGTCTGAGTAGCTCACCGCCATTTCACTGAAATCAGCGCCATCGCGCAGCTTCTGCACCACCTCTTCGGCGCGTTTGCGGGCGCGCTCCAGTTGCGTCGGCGAGGCTTCGTCCGGCAGCGACACCAAAATGTGGCCGAGGTGGAATTCCGATTCGAACAGCTGCTTGCCCATTTCCGAATCAATGAAGCGTTCCACTTCACGGTCGGTGACCCGCACCCGACGTGCCACTTGGCGCTGGTGCAGCTGGTTGAGCACCATTTCGGTACGGATCTGCTCGCGGAACGAGCCCCAGTCGATGCCGTCTTCACGGATGGCGTCGGCGAACTGTTCCAAGTTCATGTCGTTCTGGCGCGCGATGCCGGTCAGGGTCTGGTTCAGCGAACCATCATCGACGCGGATGCCGGCGCGGGTGGCCATGTCCATCTGCAGACGCTCGACGATCATGCGCTCCAGCACCTGCGGGCGTACCACGTCACGCGGTGGCAAGCTGCGGCGGTCGGCAATCATCTGCCGGGCCAGCTCATCGACGCGCGCGTCCAGCTCGCTTTCCATGATCACGCTGTCGTCCACCACCGCAGCGATACGGTCCAGCACTTCCATGGCTGCGCTGGCAACGCCAGTCCACAGGGCCAGCAGGGTGAGCAGGCCAAGCCTGCGCAGTGGGGCATCAATCTTCATCGGCGTAGGTTCTCCCGTAGCCCGGTATGCTGCGCTCCAGCAGTTTCTCGATCTTGCCGCCGAAACCGCCGAGGCCAATCATCTGAATCTGCAATTGCAGGTTGCGGTCCGCCAGCAGCCGGCCGTCGCCCTTGCGGTCGCTCAGGGTACGGATGCTCACCAGTCGCAATTGCCAGCAGCAGTCGTGGTACTCGACGCCCACCAGGTTTTCCAGCGAGCGCTCGTCTTTGATGTCGTACAGCCAGCGGCCGATCACGTTCCAGTTGCGGTGGACAGGCCAGAAGCCGGCCAGTTCCGTTTGCTCGATGTTTTCCTGGGCGCGGTAGCGGTAGCCGACGTGCACCACCCGCCGTTCGCCATCGGAATAACCGAGCCGGATGCTGTTTTGCTCGCGCCGGTCATTCTCGCGGTCCCACTGGGTTTCCGCGAACAGGTGCCAGTAGCGTTTGAAGTACCAGGTGGCGTCCGCCACCATCGGCGACCAGTCGCGTCGGTCCACCGGGCGGTTGTCCAACTGCACTTGGCGGTCTTCCAAGTAATAGGACTGCCCCATGCGCAGTCGCAACGCTTCGCGCCCGCTGTCGCTGTTGAGCAGCCGCGATGTCAGACCCACCGACACTTTCTCTTCATCGCCGATGCGGTCGTAACCGGTATAGCGGTTTTCACGGAACAGGCTGTTGTAGCCAAACGTCAGCTCGCCGGAGTCGAAGTCTGGCAGGTCGCTCTGGTCTTGGTAGTCAATGCGGTTGTAGAACAGCCGCGGCTCCAGCGTTTGCACCCAGTCGTTGTCGCGGAACGCCAGATCGCGCTCGAAGAACAGCCCGGAGTCCATGCTGACGCCCCACATGTCGCGCGTCGGGCGATCGCTGGGCAGGGTGTCGACGCCATCGAGCTGGTAGCGGGTGTGGTACACCCGCGCGCGCGGCTCCACATAACCCCAGGAGGTGCGCAGCGGCATGGTCAGCGCCGGCTGCAAGTGCAGACGGTCGCCGGTGATGTTGTCCAACGGCAGGCTGGTGGAACGATCGAAACGGGTGAAGTCGCTCATCCACAACATTTTCAGTGGGCCGACCAAGGTCGGATCACCACTGACCGCCAGCTGCGGCAGCCGGCGGTAGGGTTTGTTGGCGTCCGGCAGCATCGGGTCGATGGTCTGCCACGCTTGCACTCGGCCCAGGAACGACCAGGTGCGGCCCCAGTACTGCGCGGTACCTTCACGCGGCAGGTTGGTCTGCGAGCGCACGTCGAGGCCGGTGTCCAGGTCCTTGAAGTAGAAGTCATCCGACACATAGTTGACGTCGGCGTCCAAGGTCCAGCGGTTGATCTGGCCGTGGTGCTGGTAGCCGGCGATCACCCGCGAGTCATTGTTGAACTGGCGATCGGATTCGATGCGGCCATAGCTCAAGGTGCCGCGACCGAGCCCGGTCAGATAACGGAATTCGGCGTCGAGACCGGTGCCGCGGTTCTGGATGTGGCGCGGCGCCAGCGTCGCATCCAACTGCGGATGCAGGTTCAGGTAGATCGGTTGGGCAAAGTCGAAGCCGCCGTCGTCACTGGTGGTCAGGCTCGGGAACAGCAACCCGGATTTGCGCCGGTCGTCGATCGGGAACGTGATCCACGGCAGGTACAGCACCGGTACGTCGCGCACCCGCAGCACCATATTGCGTGCAGTGCCCCAGCCAGTGGCTTGGTCCAGCGCCATATGACCGGCATCCAACCGCCAGCCGCTGGAGTCCGGCGGGCAGGTGGTATAGCGCGCTTGGTCCAGATACACCATGTCGCCTTGCTGCTCGATACGGCTGGCACTGCCACGGGCGTGCTGGGCGTAGAGCGCATAGTCGACCTGAGTGAAGGTGCCGGCGCGGGCGTGAATGTTGCCGCTCATGTGTTCGGCATCGACCGCGAATTCCGGGGTGCGAG is a window of Alcanivorax sp. REN37 DNA encoding:
- the pdxA gene encoding 4-hydroxythreonine-4-phosphate dehydrogenase PdxA — protein: MPLPRVSDRRPLAVTSGDPAGIGPDLVLGLPRSQPGAPLVVLGDLDVLQARAEQLRLEVRLRAWQPGDRASGEALSVWHCPAGANVIAGQPDPATARGTLTLLDRAIDGCLDGTFAGMVTAPLSKAVICEGADASFTGHTEYLAQRSGIERVVMMLATPALRVALATTHLPLREVADAINADDLSATLRILHKDLRERFSVPHPRIMVLGLNPHAGESGHLGREELDVIIPVLDALRAEGMQLSGPLPADTAFTPKHLAQQDAVLAMYHDQGLPVLKYSGFGEAINITLGLPFVRTSVDHGTAFDLAGSGRASHRSLQAATRWAMTLAGQ
- a CDS encoding peptidylprolyl isomerase — translated: MKIDAPLRRLGLLTLLALWTGVASAAMEVLDRIAAVVDDSVIMESELDARVDELARQMIADRRSLPPRDVVRPQVLERMIVERLQMDMATRAGIRVDDGSLNQTLTGIARQNDMNLEQFADAIREDGIDWGSFREQIRTEMVLNQLHQRQVARRVRVTDREVERFIDSEMGKQLFESEFHLGHILVSLPDEASPTQLERARKRAEEVVQKLRDGADFSEMAVSYSDGPNALEGGDLGWRPAAQLPSLFADAALTLEEGAVTEPLRAGNGFHILKMFGKRGEAVQIVSQTHVRHILIRSTALRSGAQAERLAEQLHDRVAAGEDFAALAREYSDDPGSARSGGDLGWVSPGEMVPEFEDMYGSLSQGQLSPVFQSEFGWHFLEVLGTRKADMSDEYRVLRARQALQQRRYEEELQQWLREARNEAYVDIRI
- a CDS encoding LPS-assembly protein LptD, coding for MPLRSVPSRLFTTLLLGGALLPLPAMAELGWMTREQVRQLPPEQRQKVPAWCEGLYYNPALGVPDPAADTIVTMARSQMVPGGLTQLSGDVRIEQPGRMLSADQAQLDQTSGDFLLEGRVRARTPEFAVDAEHMSGNIHARAGTFTQVDYALYAQHARGSASRIEQQGDMVYLDQARYTTCPPDSSGWRLDAGHMALDQATGWGTARNMVLRVRDVPVLYLPWITFPIDDRRKSGLLFPSLTTSDDGGFDFAQPIYLNLHPQLDATLAPRHIQNRGTGLDAEFRYLTGLGRGTLSYGRIESDRQFNNDSRVIAGYQHHGQINRWTLDADVNYVSDDFYFKDLDTGLDVRSQTNLPREGTAQYWGRTWSFLGRVQAWQTIDPMLPDANKPYRRLPQLAVSGDPTLVGPLKMLWMSDFTRFDRSTSLPLDNITGDRLHLQPALTMPLRTSWGYVEPRARVYHTRYQLDGVDTLPSDRPTRDMWGVSMDSGLFFERDLAFRDNDWVQTLEPRLFYNRIDYQDQSDLPDFDSGELTFGYNSLFRENRYTGYDRIGDEEKVSVGLTSRLLNSDSGREALRLRMGQSYYLEDRQVQLDNRPVDRRDWSPMVADATWYFKRYWHLFAETQWDRENDRREQNSIRLGYSDGERRVVHVGYRYRAQENIEQTELAGFWPVHRNWNVIGRWLYDIKDERSLENLVGVEYHDCCWQLRLVSIRTLSDRKGDGRLLADRNLQLQIQMIGLGGFGGKIEKLLERSIPGYGRTYADED